CTGGTTGCACTCCATTACAGCTTTGTTTACATGCTCTATATACGCTAATGAGGTGAACTAAAAATAGCGATTGATGCAGTTCATCTGCTTGTTCGTTTGACTCGTGATCTGTAAAAAGATTTTGTTGTATTCAGAAGaattataatgtttgttttggtggTTTTCAGTTGCCTTTGTGTTGCAGATAAAGgattaaacatttcatttttcagcttttaGGCTTTTCTCAAAGTTTTAGGCGGTAAACCAACACAATTAAATCATTTGGGCATAAACCTTCATGTCGGATCTGTAGCGCCATCACCTCATTAGTTCAACTGGTCCATTATTTCTGTCGTGTGAGACGCATCGTTAACAACAGTATTTTGATTAATCAGCAAATGATTAAGCGCACTCATAAACCACCAGTGTTGGGTGATGATTACAAAAGaagttacatctgaagtcagacctttaagattttgctcaggagggttttttcctcattttttaaatatttaacatcttactgaatacatacatataatcaATGGGTTGTTAAATGATGTCACAgaaccaattaagcccatgacagacttttgacttttttcatcaagtatcttttctttctattttatattccaaaatctacatgaactaatgaatacattttcaaaagagagataaatgttgcttcataagaaatgatctcccttataaatcatgtcagtatccatgaaaaacagctgaacttagatttttgGTGCtaaatgggaacacttaccctaactcGAATGGGTAAGTCTTGAAATAGAGTAACTGGTAATCTGTTAGCTtaactattacatttccaaagtaaacTTCCCAACCCTGTAAACCACTTTGAAATCAGGACAGAAGCTGTAACACTTTTATGATCTAAcacatttttcctcctttccttccagtGCCTTCTCCCAGTGCCTTAAGGCTGGATACTTCAGCTTCCTATGGAACGGCGCAGGAAGTGGTCGCCATAAAGGATTACTGCCCCAGCAGCTTCACCACGCTGAAATTCTCCAAAGGTGACCGCCTCTATGTGTTGGACACATCGGGTGGGGAGTGGTGGTACGCCCACAACAACACAGAGATGGGTTACATCCCAGCCGCCTACGTCCAGCCGGTCAACTTCAGGAACTCTTCGCTCAGCGACAGTGGGATGATTGACAGTCTCGGGGAGGGATACGAGGAGGGGTCGAGGGAGTTTGGAGGTTTGGGGGAGTGGACAGGGATGACCCCGAAACCCTCCCCGATTTACAACAACAGTCCATACTCTGTGAACCCTTTTATCCTCCCGTTAGATCAAAACTGTAAAGATACAGACGTAAGGAACTCAGCAGACCTTATTCTCTTTGATGCCTTGGCATCACCATCAGCTAGCTCCACCTTTAACACAAGTACAGTTATGACGAATGGGTTTAGCAGCTGCTACATAAACAGCACCACCCCAATCAGCCCAAATCAAGAGGTTGCACCAGACCTCTACAGGGAGAACCCTTTTTTCAGGAGTAAACGTTCTCACAGTCTTTCAGAACTGTCCGTCCTGCAGGCTCAATCAAATCCAACATTACCCTCTTCTGGATTCTTCACGGGCCTCAAGGCTCCTGTGCCAGAGCAGTTTCAGAGCAGGGAGGATTTTAGGACAGCTTGGTTAAACCACCGAAAGCTAGCCAGGTCTTGCCATGACCTGGAATCCCTGGGTCAGAGCCCTGGATGGGGTCAGACACAACCGGTGGAGACTAATATCGTTTGTAGGTTGGACAGTAACGGAGGGGTTGTTCAGCTCCCGGATACACAGATCAGTGTTCACATCCCTGAAGGCCACGTCAGCCATGGAGACTACCAGCAGATCTCCATGAAAGCCTTGCTAGACCCTCCTCTGGAGCTCAACAGTGACCACTGCTCCATAGTCAGCCCTGTGGTGGAGATCAAGCTCAGCAACATGGAGACCAAGTCCTTCATCACGCTGGAGATGAACATAGGAGTAACTGTGAGGAAGGACAGCTGTCACACTGCTGAGGTGCTTTGTGTTCGGAGCGATTGCAAAGAAGGGCCTTACACGCCGATCCCTAATGCTTACATCTACAAGGATACAGTCCAGGTCCAGTTGGATAGTCTTGAACCTTGCATATATGTGGCGGTTGTGGTTCAGTCCCAGTACATGAGCCACAATACAACAGTTTGGGACTACGTGCAGAGGAAAGTAACTCTGGGTGTGTATGGACCCAAGCACATCCACCCTTCCTTCAAGACAGTTGTGGCAATGTTCGGGCATGACTGCGCTCCTAAGACCTTGCTGGTGAGCGAGGTGGGTCGGCAGGCTAGCTCCAGCCCGGCGGTTGCCCTCCAGCTGTGGGGGAAGCACCAGTTTGTACTGGGGTACCCTCAGGACCTCCTGGTGGGATTGTACTCCAACATGTCCAACTATCAGGTGAAGGTGAACGAGGGTGCTGGGGTGATTCGAGGGTTTCAGGTCAAACTGGGGAAGGTTAGTAGGCTGCTGTACATGATCTCATCGCATAACCCCGACAGCATCGCAGACTTCACTCTCAGGGTCCAAGTCAAAGATGCTCTGGACTGTATCCTCACACAGTTCTGCGTCCAAACTCCACAACCACCGCCAAAGACTACATCAAGGATAACGGGCCAGAGGAGGTtcttgaaaaagaaagaggtggaTAAGATCGTCCTCTCGCCTCTGGCTGTCACCTCCAAATACCCAAAGTTTCAGGATTGTTGCATTACCAACCTAAAATTTGGCAAGTTGATAAAAACAGTTATCAGGCAGCACAAGAGCACCTATCTGTTGGAGTACAAGAAGGGGGATGTTATCGCTTTGCTCAGTGAGGAGAAAATCAAACTGCGAGGGCAGCTGCGGACCAAAGAGTGGTACATTGGATACTATCAGGGGAAGATGGGGCTTGTCCACGCCAAGAATGTTTTGGTTCTAGGCAAGGTGAAGCCCATTTATTGGTGTGGGCCGGATCTAACAACCACCATGCTGCTGGAGCAGATTCTGAAGCCTTGCAAATTTCTTACATACATCTACGCAACAGTGAGGACGGTTTTGATGGAGAACGTGGGTAACTGGAGGGCGTTTGCAGACGCTCTAGGATACGGGAATTTGCCGTTGAATTACTTCTGCCGGACCGAGCTGGACAATGAGCCGGAGAAGGTGGCGTCGGTTCTGGAGAAACTGAAAGAGGAGTGCACGAACATGGACAGCAAGGAGAGGAAGTCGTTTCAGAGGGAACTCATGATGGTAAGACaagaggaatgtgtgtgtgaatgagtttttATGCTTCTAATTCCTATTGTTTTCTATCATATTTTGGACTTTAAGGTCTCACACCATCATTTCTAATTATAACAGAATCAGTTGTTTAAAGGAGACAACCTGGAGGTGGAACTAGACATCAGAGTATTAAGAACAAATGGAGCAGAATGACTCAATTGAGCAACTGACTGAACATGTTACTTAGGTTTTACCATAAAAGTAGCAAGTAACAATAAGAACATTTCGCATTGACCTGGAAGAAGCTAAAAAAGTTAGAAATATGTTCTTACAGTATAAATTGACCTGGTTTTCATTGAGTTTAACCAGTCCTTTTAAACTATAAGGAGTAAGCTTTGTCTTTTGGCTAACATAGAACGAAATTCCTCAAAGATTAGGTTGACCAATagtccaaaaaacacaaagacattccTTTTACACTtatagaaaacaaagaaaaacagcaaattgtcATATTTGAAATCTGTAAACAGTTTAATTAGTGACTACTCAGGATTTCACTAAGCAACAGCCCTTGTTATAGTCATAATAGCTGCAGattttctctctgtattttaggAAAGAATTGAATTGCTTGCAGTCTTAAAACTGCTGTTACATTGCAAACATTCACGCTCAGCAAAAGCTTTCACTGCACAGTTACTGTTGAACAAAATTGTCTTGCATAAAAAGCCTTTCCCCCCAAATGATGCACATCATGAACTGGGCAAaaggagacttttttttatcagcgtCTCTCAGCTGCTTGCTTCATCATTAGTTGAGCTTGATGGCAgcgaaaaggaacaaaaaaaacaaattcccCCAAACAATCAGAGTCACTTGCTGTCTGAATGATTAGTGAGTCTGTTACAACACCCTTCGACATCATTTCTCTCCACTGTAGCCCGCAGTGCAGTCGGACAATGTGACACAACCTGGAGAATTTGAGTCTTTATGCTTCCTTACATGAATGGTAAACAACTTGTCTTATAGAGTGGGTGTCTCACGCTGGGGGAAACAGCCAtcacatgaaagaaaatgaaggagAAAATCCTATAAAGGAAagcattgaaaataaaaacataacatctgTAGCTCTCTCaagcgaacacacacacacacacacacacacacacacacacacacacacacacacacacacacacacacacacacacacacacacacacacacacacacacacacacacacacacaggccttgatgtgtttttcttcatctcttcctttcttcagCACCCTGTGGGGAGCGAAATAGTCCCGAGACATTTCCCAACAGCAGACGCCATTACTCAAAAACTACTTTAGTAAAATACACGTTCACAACTGTTGTTTATCCAGGCGGAGTCGATGAAGCATGCACACACTTTCGTTTGCAGCGTTACGTGCAGGTTTCGGAGGAGTACGTGCCTTTTGCTAAATGGGACTTTTGACAGCAGCGGTTAAGTAGTTGCTGGCCATGTTTTTACCTCTTTTAGCTCACCTGCAACCACCTCTCCCCTGTTTAGCTGTAAGTcatgtgaccccccccccccccccccccccctcccataaTCTCAGTAAGTCTAAAGCAAAGAAGGCATGCTTTCATGTTTCATAAAAGGCTTTTATTCTCACGGCTACCTTCAACCCCTGCTGAGGCTTTTTTAACTTGCTGCATGCACAAAGGATGCCTTGGCTTTCTTATCGTCTTGGCTCCATCCTAGCCTCCTCTgagcttcatttaaaaaacaaaaatttgctagggaaaaaagaaaggacacATTCAGATGTCCTCCAATAAAGTCCAGCAATTTTCTTTCATCAGGAACACTTTGATCATCAAGGACGGTGTAGTGTATGTGCAGGAATTTagcttttaatattttatatatttaagatCCTTACTTGAGGttgaaaaacagacaacacTAATGGAAACGATGGACATTTCCACCCACACTTTATGACATTTTGCTCTTTTTCCACATTGAATTGAAGCTGTTTGATACACAGTTTTTATGGCTGCAGCATCCCATCAAAAAAGAAATACACTACATGTTCTCTACTTACTTTTATCAATTTATAGCCAAAATTCAGTTGGCATATTTGGCATCTTTGTACATGTTGAGCTCTTTTCTTGAAGTTCTGTGGCCACACAATATGAGCTTCTGAAGATAAATCCATTAATCTACGCTTAAGAGTTTAATTTTCATGTCTCTGTGTGCTTTCTGTGCCACCGTTCATTATGTTTAGTTGTTTAGATCGAAGACGTTTGGTAATGACTTTACAGCCTTTATAGCTTTGCcagtggacttttttttcttttctttttgatatATCTCTAAATTAAATGTGTAGTTTGGTTTCTTCTCATCCTGCAGCATCAGTAGCAGATCTTGGCAGCACCGCTCTGTCAGATTTACCTGTGGGAGCTTTTATTTATCCAcccaaaaaaagaagctgataCATCGTCTTAAACTGATTTTCTCCTGGATTTTTATGTCCTCGACACATCTTAAACTTGTTATCCCCTACTGCTCAGGTTGCTGCTGCGTCTCACCTGCTATAAACCACTCTGGTGGGTGTttttatatgaatgtgtgtttctcCTGCAACATTATCCCTCCAGAGAGCAGCGAACTGTCATCAAGCTGGAGTAGCAACTTCACAGGCTTAAATTACTACATCTTCTGCTTGGAGGAAAATAGATATAACCTCTCTTATATAATTTTTACTCAATAAGACATTGAGTCTCTGGGCTGTATCCTTGTAAACCTCCAGCTTACACAATCCTCGATTAGCAAACAAGGAGTTCATTCTTTGCTCTGATAATGTGGCTTTCTCtggacaaaaatacacaaatccactaaaaggagaaagagagggattaAAATGACACAGTTTGTTACGATATAAATAGTTTGGAGCACCTTATAGGAACAAAGACCACGCCATGAAATTGTAAAGGAGAGGATGGGATGTCATGGGAGGAAGTCTCATAGCTTCATTGTCTTtaatgacagacagaaagaaagggtgagaaaagcaggaaaaatagGGTGTGGATGTGATAACTGATACAagcaagagaagaaagaggTTAGACACACCTTCAGTACAaaggttgagaaaaaaaacctaatctTTGTTCATGAATCtaagttttaattaaataatcttCCATAACAGTTTCATTGTAATGTGATATAGTAggttttttttcagtaatgAGTCATGTTTGCAACTTGAAattcagtatttatatttaacagcaTGCTCACTAAAATATGTTATTCATatactgtgtgttttcagctgcaTCCGACATTTAGGAGTCAGCAGGCGCTAGTTCAGTTCAGCTCTGGAGGATGTGTGAATCGTGCAGGTCTGGAGTCAGTCAGCAAATCTTTCCTGCTTATTAAACTGAATGTGTTAAATACAATAGATGCAGCGTGTGCATGTGGATGTTTCTGCAAATGTACCTTATAATAGTAAAAATGTCATATATGATATCAAAATTGAGTGTCTCATTAAACATCCACCAAAatcttaatgaaaataaacatctgTAACTATCAGAAAACGTAGTTCAAAGACTCATTTGCCTCATTTGGCTGTGTTGGCACGATCAGATtatgataaataaaagaaagtcatattttattttccatgctGCCGTAGAATAAACTACCAAATCTAATCAAATGGATCCTACTTGGTTAGAAACCTTGACTAATAAACTATCTAGTAAACTAGGTCAGACCAcccaaatctgtgtttttatgtaattataCCTCCTGAAGTGTGTGGTGTTAAGGGTTTTAACATTCTCCAAGCAGGACTATAATGTGTGAATCACCACTGCTAACCTGCATCTGTAGGATTTCCAATCAAAGTCAATCAATTGGACACAAAATTGACACAGATTGACACTAGAAAGACGACAAACTGTTAAATTAGAGATGCCAAATTGGACTAAAACTGGTGTATCGTCTGAAACCTTAAAACTGAAAGCGTTGCAGCAGAATAAACTCTTTTTTGCTCCCAGCTCTTGTACCTCACGAGCTGACAGGTGTTCCCATGTGAAATGTGAGCAGGCATTGATCAGGAGGCCCAGAAGGTGCATCCGACACCGCAGATCTTTTATTGCCCCCTTAGATCAAGTTACGAAGACCAAGGACAAATGAGAAGAGGTTGTGAGTGGTGGAGAGAGGCTGAAAGGCCAGGAGGGCGAGCTTTAATAATAGATGTGTGCACAGAGGTGGGGTTAACACGTAATCCATCCTCCTGCTTTTAAACTGAAGTCTTCAGTCATAAAACTCAATAATCCGTGGCTCAAATTAGACAATTAGACTAAAAAATCAATTAGACTTCAGTCCCCCTGTGACAGCCAATAAAAATCAGCATGTTTAGCAATTAAAGCGATGAGTGTTTAACAGCCGGGCTGCAGAAACTATAAATGTGTCAGAGGAACATGAGCTCCTCTGCGGCTGATCAGAGAGAGAGGCGGTGTGTATATCTGACAGCAGCATGGCAGACAGTTTTAACTTGATGATTTCTTTTCCAAATAAATCTCCATGACGGAGGTGATTGATCCAAACCCAACAGTCAGAACAGCGAAGGAGAAAGCAGGAAGACTGCTGTTAAATGGCTcgatgtggtttagtcaaatttaaaggggtgtcaccatttgacattttcaggagcattcagtcttacttttggtaaaaatggcgcaaatgtcatttcaaatgatataaaaccaacaaaaatactaaatgtagattttaacaaacctgattctgcttttaaaactattttttaaaacatattttacatcttttaaCATTATGCCAACTCACTGATCCAAATGTTTCCTCAGTGCAGTCATGCTTTCAAACTATGATTTTAGATAAAGAAAACTTATTCAAATGTTGAGGTTTTGCACTAATTTGTGGGAGATGCTTGTTTTGACatatagacaaaacatttattAGTGGAATTAGAgattaaaaacaaccaaaaggTGTCCAAAAACGGATCCCCTTATAAAGGATTTATAAGTGAGTTATTAATTAGATTGTAATCACTTCATAAACCATTACCAACAGTTGTAAATGAGTTATAATCTAATTTCCCCATTCTTCAATGCAGGGGTCACTATTTGGCTTTAGATAAAGGTCGGCTATACTtctgcatttttattcatttgggTTAAATAGGCTTTCAGATCTTCCCCCATCTATCTTGATGTTTCTCGCCATCTCATTATGAGCATTAATTTATGCGTTATAGATACCCTCTGATCTtcttttgtggttgtttttctgCTATAGTGTCAAATTAAAAATCTTCTATATTGTCCTTTTTTCCCACTCGTTTAGACTCTATTTCTCAGTTTTATCCATCTTTGGGCATATCAGATGAAACTATCCTCCCGAGAATAAAAGGCACAGCAGGTTTTTTTAACAATCAGTcagccataaaaaaaaagacatatggTTACGATTGAGTGACAGATGTCagaagttatatatatatatatatatatatatatatatatatatatatatatatatatatatgtggacAGATTTCTTGAtttagaggaggaggggagccAGTTTTAACCCTGTTTTATTGTAGCTATGAAGACGAAGGAGGAGGCCTTACTTTAACAATGAGTTCATTTTAACCTAATTATGACGTTTACCTAAATTAACGACATATAAGAGATCACATGCATCTCTAAAAAGAAGCATTCAACACTGTATTCAAGTGTAAAAGCATCCATCTCTCTATACATaactctctctccttccctgcTTACCTtgcctcttctcctctttgctACCTGTCAGTATTATCAGcctaccctcctcctcctcctcctcctcctcctcctccttcttcttccttccctccttcctgttgAAGCTTTCGGAGGTGAAGCTCATTTAGCTGTCAGCCATCCCGGTCAGCTGTCAGCTCCGTCTGTTTATCTGCTCCGAGGCTTCGAGGCTTCGAGGCTGCAGGTCGACGCTCATATCTCATATTTTTCAGACACTTTGTTGTCTGTCACGCATGgtttaaacagaatatttatCATAATAATGTGGAAATATGGGAGTgtatcctttttattttttattcattgtagCTTTCGAGGAGCGCAGGATGTTACATGTCAAATTAAGACTCCAAAGAACTTCAAAAATAGTGTCAAAAGCAGCACAGAGAAGTTTAAAGTTGCTCTGAATGAGAGTGAGAGACTGATAATGTAACTCCAGCTGGAACAGTAACAGCTGACCGAGTGTCCCTGAGCAACacgctgacctttgaccccgcATGTGGCGCAGCGTTTATGCATCTCAGAGGGAGTTTGACAGTGCCCAAATTTTCCGAGCCGGCAGGATTAAAGGAGTGCACCTATCTGCCCCCTCGATCACCTACTGACCTTTTGTTTGAGGCTCAAACCTCTTTAATCCTTTCCGGCTTAAATGACACGTCTCTGCTGCACGGAGCTCCTGATTTGCATTTGAACGCATCATGCTCGTTTCTGGACAAGCAGCTCGAAccctgaagtgtgtgtgtgtgtgtgtttaagtgtgtgtgtgtttggattgaccccccccccccagtctaTATTTAGACCTGAAACCTGTGTGAAGCCTGAATCAGCAGACGGAGGTCATCGCATTTGGAAGGCCAAAGCCCTCGTCGTCGGCCAGGTGGCGGAGAGAGATAGAGGCAgtaaaagaggaggaaggagggaaggagggggggtgggggtggggggattacaaaaaaaccaaaataatccATCATCTCAGTTTGAATTGAGAAATATGACCTGAAATGTTGTAGGTTAATTCACTTCATTGCAAAGAACCCCCGCAGCTCATAATAGGAGATAAAAGAGAAGATAAAAGAGATAATGGACAAATAATGAGAAGATTGAATGTAAAAATAGATCAATTTTAATAAGTAGCAGGTGCACGACCTCGAGATTATAGGAttttgataatgtaataactccgTCAAGCCAGAATGAACAGATGGTAAAAATCTGCAGAAAATCCACTttgaaacagagaagaaaagatcaattttctgactttattttttatattattctgaGTAAATACCAAactattctattctttttttttgcacaaagaAGAGAAGTCATACCTGCAACTGCTCATTGAttaaagacagaaggaaagcaTGCGTTGTGTATTTATAAGCTTTTAAGGAATAATCAATAATTGGACATTAATGTAGCTTAAAATCAATaacaggaaaggaaggaaattgCTTGAAGTTGGCGTCCAGACTATTGATCCGGTCGTACTGATCAATATATTtctaacattttgttttattgattgattgattgattgaatgctTTTAATACACTGTTATGTCAGGGTTACAGCGGATAATTGtaaatctgtgataaacataCTGTTGCTTATCACAAGTCTGAATTTGAGTGACCGAGCAAAATCAGAAAACCTTAAAATGTTCTGCTTATTTCAcataattaattttttaaaacaaacttttcttATTATAACATGATACGCTTGTTAAGTCCTCATAACAAGAAACATCCACATAtcattaaaacaagaaaaatatccaTATTTTAGAGAAGATTGTAGCctagaaaaagtgaaaattactagttttttgtgaaataacaaGAAGGTTTTGTGACATAAGAAAAAAGATATCTAGTAATTAACACAAATTATCTTGTTAGGACATGAAAAATATCTTGCAATAACATAAAAACGAttgtgttaaaacaaaaaatatccaTATTATAACTTAAGGGACGATACTGACTAGAAAAGGTGAAAATAATGGTTTGAAAAGTagttttttatgaattttttgtgaaataataaGAAAGTTTTGtgacaaaagataaaaaataaccAGTAATAACATGAAAACGATCATGTTAAAACAAGACAAGTGTCTCATTATGACAAGAAACTAAATACAGAACTATTTCCATCAGCATAATATTCAGTAT
The Scomber scombrus chromosome 24, fScoSco1.1, whole genome shotgun sequence genome window above contains:
- the LOC133976489 gene encoding SH3 domain-binding protein 4-A-like; translated protein: MAAHRIIRVTNNNHILPRCKSEGTLIDLSEGVTGASLTDVKVPSPSALRLDTSASYGTAQEVVAIKDYCPSSFTTLKFSKGDRLYVLDTSGGEWWYAHNNTEMGYIPAAYVQPVNFRNSSLSDSGMIDSLGEGYEEGSREFGGLGEWTGMTPKPSPIYNNSPYSVNPFILPLDQNCKDTDVRNSADLILFDALASPSASSTFNTSTVMTNGFSSCYINSTTPISPNQEVAPDLYRENPFFRSKRSHSLSELSVLQAQSNPTLPSSGFFTGLKAPVPEQFQSREDFRTAWLNHRKLARSCHDLESLGQSPGWGQTQPVETNIVCRLDSNGGVVQLPDTQISVHIPEGHVSHGDYQQISMKALLDPPLELNSDHCSIVSPVVEIKLSNMETKSFITLEMNIGVTVRKDSCHTAEVLCVRSDCKEGPYTPIPNAYIYKDTVQVQLDSLEPCIYVAVVVQSQYMSHNTTVWDYVQRKVTLGVYGPKHIHPSFKTVVAMFGHDCAPKTLLVSEVGRQASSSPAVALQLWGKHQFVLGYPQDLLVGLYSNMSNYQVKVNEGAGVIRGFQVKLGKVSRLLYMISSHNPDSIADFTLRVQVKDALDCILTQFCVQTPQPPPKTTSRITGQRRFLKKKEVDKIVLSPLAVTSKYPKFQDCCITNLKFGKLIKTVIRQHKSTYLLEYKKGDVIALLSEEKIKLRGQLRTKEWYIGYYQGKMGLVHAKNVLVLGKVKPIYWCGPDLTTTMLLEQILKPCKFLTYIYATVRTVLMENVGNWRAFADALGYGNLPLNYFCRTELDNEPEKVASVLEKLKEECTNMDSKERKSFQRELMMALLKMDCQGLVAKLVLDFVLLTTAVEVASRWRELADKLARVSRQQMEAYEAPHRDKSGLLDNECMWKPAYDFLLTWADHVGDSYRDVIQELHLGLDKMRNPITKRWKHLTGTLILVNCLDTLRSAAFCPTGYGDFAV